A window from Opitutia bacterium ISCC 52 encodes these proteins:
- a CDS encoding sulfatase encodes MKIIQRLYPSLLAFILFAASISEADRPNFVFFITDDISADDLGAYGSTVAKTPHLDRIAAEGLVFDKAYLTTSSCSPSRCSIITGRYPHNTGAPELHLPLPEDQVTFVQKLKDASYYTVISGKNHMNDPDKIGFITGSDGGRPSGSEDWVQQLKDRPKDKPFFAWFGSFDAHRDWQMDEHSPAYDPDDMVVPPFMYDGPRTRQDLAEYFSEVSRTDHYTGKLIAELERQGIAENTYFVYTADNGRPFPRSKSRLYDSGIKTPLIVWRPGTINPGRSQSLVSVIDYAPTFLELAGIEKGPTFQGVSLAPVLKNPKIKVRDFTFSEHNWHVYAAHERMVRHGDWMLIRNSFNHKRALATESDDWHYPAAMELWDMYRTGRTHAWQEDIPQLPRPRIELFHVSADPHQMTNLAGQPEHKAIQRKLEAVLDQWAHETGDNIPDNPTPDRPKGPRRGQDVRGELPGEATGADKINHSGPILEG; translated from the coding sequence ATGAAAATCATTCAAAGACTGTATCCTTCCCTTCTGGCATTCATCCTATTCGCCGCATCCATTTCGGAAGCTGACCGTCCCAATTTCGTCTTTTTCATTACCGACGACATTTCGGCAGATGATCTGGGGGCCTATGGGAGCACAGTGGCCAAAACACCCCATCTGGATCGCATTGCTGCGGAAGGTTTGGTTTTCGACAAAGCCTATTTGACGACCAGCAGCTGTAGCCCAAGTCGATGCAGCATCATTACCGGTCGTTATCCGCACAATACAGGAGCTCCTGAGCTTCATCTCCCTTTGCCGGAGGACCAGGTAACTTTTGTGCAGAAATTGAAGGATGCCAGTTACTACACTGTGATTTCCGGGAAAAATCACATGAACGATCCTGACAAAATTGGTTTTATTACGGGAAGCGACGGCGGAAGGCCTTCAGGCAGTGAAGACTGGGTCCAGCAATTGAAGGATCGACCCAAGGACAAACCCTTTTTCGCCTGGTTTGGCTCCTTCGATGCCCACCGTGACTGGCAGATGGATGAACACTCGCCTGCCTACGACCCCGATGATATGGTAGTACCACCGTTCATGTACGACGGACCCCGTACTCGTCAGGATCTGGCGGAATATTTCAGTGAGGTCAGTCGCACCGACCATTACACCGGAAAACTGATAGCCGAACTCGAGAGACAGGGCATCGCCGAAAATACTTACTTTGTATACACTGCAGATAACGGACGACCGTTTCCACGCAGCAAATCCAGGCTGTATGACAGCGGCATCAAAACTCCCCTCATCGTCTGGAGACCTGGCACTATAAATCCGGGTCGGTCTCAATCACTCGTCAGTGTAATTGATTACGCACCCACCTTCCTGGAACTGGCGGGCATAGAGAAAGGACCCACCTTTCAAGGAGTGAGCTTGGCACCTGTCCTGAAGAATCCTAAAATCAAGGTTCGGGACTTCACTTTCTCGGAACACAATTGGCATGTCTACGCCGCTCACGAGCGCATGGTGCGCCACGGAGATTGGATGTTAATCCGAAACAGCTTTAATCATAAACGCGCCCTCGCTACCGAAAGTGATGACTGGCATTACCCAGCTGCCATGGAATTGTGGGACATGTACCGAACAGGAAGAACCCATGCCTGGCAGGAAGATATCCCCCAACTCCCTCGTCCAAGAATTGAACTATTTCACGTAAGCGCTGATCCTCATCAGATGACCAATCTAGCCGGACAACCCGAACATAAAGCCATTCAGCGAAAACTCGAAGCCGTGCTAGATCAATGGGCTCATGAAACAGGAGACAACATTCCCGACAACCCTACACCGGACCGCCCAAAAGGGCCTAGAAGAGGCCAGGACGTCCGCGGAGAACTTCCAGGTGAAGCGACCGGCGCAGATAAAATCAACCATTCAGGACCGATCCTGGAGGGTTAA
- the larE gene encoding ATP-dependent sacrificial sulfur transferase LarE, with protein MPQVEELLGRLQAWFNPVAGSITAFSGGVDSALVLFLSHKFLGEKGIGVIADSPSLKRRDLAQAQTFCEAYGIFLKITKTGELENPNYASNPDNRCFFCKDTLYRNMDGIHEEYPGYYLLNGTNKDDHGDYRPGLQAASNHGIYSPLSDCGISKAEVRLLAKHFNLPVWDKPASPCLSSRIPYGQEVSAAKLEQIEAAETYLNELGFDEVRVRHFGAEARIEVPATSLDTLMPLKEQIKNRFLEIGFETAIIDTEGLVSGKLNRAIVPHG; from the coding sequence ATGCCCCAAGTCGAGGAACTACTGGGCAGGCTTCAAGCCTGGTTTAACCCAGTTGCAGGAAGCATTACCGCCTTTTCTGGAGGCGTGGACTCGGCATTGGTGTTATTTCTTTCCCACAAATTTTTGGGAGAAAAGGGAATCGGGGTGATTGCCGATTCACCGAGTTTGAAACGCCGGGATTTGGCCCAGGCTCAAACGTTTTGTGAAGCCTATGGGATTTTTCTGAAGATCACTAAGACCGGTGAACTCGAAAACCCCAATTATGCCAGCAATCCTGATAATCGCTGTTTTTTCTGTAAAGACACGCTTTATCGGAACATGGATGGGATCCATGAGGAGTATCCTGGCTATTATTTGCTAAACGGCACCAACAAGGACGATCACGGGGATTATCGCCCGGGCCTCCAGGCGGCTAGCAATCATGGGATCTACTCTCCGCTTTCCGATTGTGGAATCAGCAAAGCCGAAGTGCGCTTGCTCGCAAAACACTTCAATTTACCTGTATGGGATAAACCGGCTAGCCCTTGTTTGAGCTCTCGTATTCCTTACGGGCAAGAAGTGAGTGCAGCCAAGCTTGAGCAAATCGAAGCCGCAGAGACTTACTTGAATGAGCTCGGCTTCGACGAGGTAAGAGTGCGCCACTTTGGAGCGGAGGCACGCATTGAAGTCCCAGCTACTTCTTTGGACACCTTGATGCCCTTAAAAGAACAAATTAAAAATCGCTTTCTAGAGATCGGATTCGAAACGGCCATCATCGATACTGAGGGATTGGTCAGTGGAAAATTGAATCGCGCAATCGTACCTCATGGATGA
- a CDS encoding metalloregulator ArsR/SmtB family transcription factor — protein MGKALQTLTALANEQRLQILCLLAQDWEMTVGQLNEQLDLSQSALSQHLKKLKDEGYVQSRKEGLNVYYRIGKDDVLRVLDLLHELYCKTES, from the coding sequence ATGGGGAAAGCCTTGCAGACGCTTACTGCGCTTGCGAATGAGCAACGCCTCCAGATCCTGTGTCTGCTTGCACAGGATTGGGAGATGACCGTTGGGCAGCTAAACGAGCAATTGGATCTGAGTCAGTCCGCCCTTTCTCAGCACTTGAAGAAATTGAAAGACGAGGGATATGTGCAAAGCCGGAAAGAGGGACTCAATGTATATTACCGCATCGGCAAGGACGATGTGTTGCGGGTTTTAGACCTGCTTCACGAACTCTATTGTAAGACTGAAAGTTAA